Genomic DNA from Chloroflexota bacterium:
TCCAGCGCCATCAGCACCGTCCGCGACGTCGCCACCACCGTGCAGTCCCGCCCCTCTCGCTTCACGTCCGCCACACCAAACGGTATCGTGTACTCCTCCTCCGGCACCGGCCCCTTCGTGTTGTACAGCAACTTGTGCTCTATGAAGATCACGGGGTCGTCCAACCGTATCGCCGTCTTCAGCAGCCCCTTCGCGTCATACGGCGTGGACGGCATCGCCACCAGTAGCCCTGGCGTGTGCACAAACCACGCCTCCAGGCTCTGCGCGTGCTGCGCCGCCGAAGACCGCCCCATCCCCCCCTGCGTCCGAATCACCAGCGGCACCTTCGCCTGCCCACCGGACATGTATCGTATCTTCGCCGCCTGGTTCACAATCTGATCCATCGCCATCGTGCAGAAGTCAATGTAGAGAATCTCCGCGACGGGACGCCTGCCCATGAGCGCCGCGCCTACCGCCGTGCCGATGAACCCCTGCTCGCTGATAGGCGTCTGAATGACTCGGTCCAGGCCAAACTCGGTGGACAGCCCCGCGGTAACTTTGTAGGAGCCGCCGTGGGGGTCGGCAATATCTTCACCGATGAGGAAGATGGTCTCATCTCGGAGCATTTCCTCGCGCATGGCTTCTTTCAGCGCTTCTCTGTAGGTGATTTCGCGGACAGCCATCGTGCCTTCCTTCCTATCTTGGATTGCCCAGGTAGTCAAAGTGGACGTACAACTCGTCCAGCGCCGTCTCCGGCGCCGCCAGCGGACTCGCCTTCGCGTACTCCACGCCCGCCTCTATCTCCGCCGCCACCTCCGCTCCCATCGCCTCGTCTTCCGCCTCCGTCAGATACCCCCACGCCAGCAACTGCCCCCGCAACTTCACAATCGCGTCCCGCTTCCGCCAAGCCTCCCGCTCCTCCGCCGGCATGTACAGCGCAGGGTCCCCCACATAATGCCCCAAGAACCGATACGTCTTCGCCTCTATGAACCCAGGCCCGCCGCCGCGCCGTGCCCGCTCCACCGCTTTCCGCGCCGCGCGGTGCACCGCGATCACATCCATCCCGTCCACGCACTCCCCAGGGATGTGGTACGTCCCCACTCGCGCCACCAAATCGCACTTGTACGCCGTCTTCTCCCACGGCTGCGATAACCCGTACAGGTTGTTCTGGCACACAAACACCACAGGCACCTGCCACAGCGACGCCAGGTTCAGCGCCTCGTGGAACCCACCTTCCGCCGTCGCCCCGTCCCCAAAGAAGCACACCACCACCTCGTCCCCGCCGCGCTGCTTGATCCCCATCCCAATCCCCACAGACGTCGGCAGGCTCCCGCTCACAATCCCCGTCGCCCCAATGATCCCCTGGCTGAAGTCCGCAATGTGCATGGAGCCGCCCTTGCCCTTGCAGTACCCCGTCGCCCGCCCGTACAACTCCGCAAACATCCGCTTCACCTCGCACCCCTTCGCAATCACGTCCCCATGCCCACGGTGCGTGCTCGTGATGTAGTCCCGCGGCCCCAGCGCCCAGCACACCCCAACCGGCACCGCCTCCTGCCCCTGCGACAGGTGCAAGAACCCCGCGATCTCCCCCGCCTCAAACCGCTCCTTCGCCTTGTCCTCAAACGCACGGATCAGCCGCATCCGCCGGTACATCCCCAACAACTGCTCCCGCGTCAGGTCCTCCGGCGGAGCCTCGGTCGTTGCCTCTGTCTTCTTCGCGCTCATTCTACCCTCCGCGTTATGTCAATATCAGCACCGGCTCTTCCATCAGCCGCGCGATCGTCTCCAAGAACCTCGCCGCTGGCGCGCCGTCTATCACCCGATGGTCAAACGCCAGGCTCAACACCATCATCGGCCTCACTGCCATCTCATCCCCTACCACCACCGCCTTCTTCACCATCCGCCCAACACCCAATATGCAGCACTCCGGCAGGTTGATCACCGGCGTGAACCCCTCCACGCCGTACATCCCCAGGTTCGTGATCGTGAACGTCCCGCCTGTCAGGTCGTCCGGCCCAATCCGCCCGCTCCGCGCCGCCTCCACCAGCCGCGCCCGCTCTCGCGCCAACTCCGCCAGGCTCATCCGGTCGGCGCCGTGAATCACCGGCACCAGCAGCCCCCGCTCTGTGTCCACCGCCAACCCAATGTTCACATCCCCCAGCCGCTCAATCACCCCATCCCCAAGCCGCGCGTTCGCCTCCGGATGCCGCCGCAACGCCTCCGCGCACACCCGCACCAGGATGTCGTTGTACGTGATCTCTATCCCCTCATCCTTGAGGCGGTCGCGCAACGCGATCATCTTGCTCGCGTCCACCTCCCGGAACAGCGTTACCCGCGCCGTCTCCCGCGCGCTCTCCGCCATCCGCCGCGACACAACCCCACGGACGCCCGTCAGCGGTATCCGCTCCACCACGCCCGACGGCGCCGCAGGAGCCGCCTCCACTGCCCCGCGCCCGCGGATCACCGCCGCCGCAGCGCGCAACACGTCCTCCTCCATCACGCGCCCGCCAGGGCCCGTCCCCGCAATCCCGGCCATCTCCAGCCCCAGCACCGCCGCCAACCTCTCCGCCGCCGGCGTCGCCTTCACAGCCTCTGCCGCCGGAGCCGCCTTCGCCGCCACCGCGCGCGCCACATCCGCCGCCACCACGCGCCCCCCAGGGCCGCTCCCCGCGATGCTGGCAATGTCAAGTCCGGCTTTCCGCGCTTCCACCCGCGCCTTCCACGACGCCTCCCCCCGCACCGCTTCCGCCGCGGGTTCGGCCTCGCGCCTCGGCTCCGGCGGCGCAGCAGCCACCGCCGCGCCCTCGCCCTCCAGCACCGCCACCGGCGCGCCCACCGGCGCCTCCTCCCCCTCCGCCACCAGAATCCGCGCCACCTTCCCGCTCTGCTGCGCCTCCACCGTTACGATGGCCTTGTCCGTCTCCACCTCAAAGATCGCCTGGCCGCGGGCGATGGTGTCCCCAACGCCCACCAGCCACTTCACCACCTTCCCACGCTCCATCGTCAGCCCCAACTGGGGCATCGTGATCTCCATCGCCATGACCACCTCCAGCAGCATGAAATCCGATGGGCGACTACAGGCGGGAAATCGCCCGTTCCCACTCCTGTTCGTCGCCCAGGGGAGCAAGCGCGCGCACCGCGAACTCTATCTGGCGCATGCAGACATCTCTCCAGATGCCGCTCTCAATGAACCGCGCGTGTTGGGTCGGCTCATGAATGTCCAGGCCCAGCAGGTC
This window encodes:
- a CDS encoding alpha-ketoacid dehydrogenase subunit beta, producing the protein MAVREITYREALKEAMREEMLRDETIFLIGEDIADPHGGSYKVTAGLSTEFGLDRVIQTPISEQGFIGTAVGAALMGRRPVAEILYIDFCTMAMDQIVNQAAKIRYMSGGQAKVPLVIRTQGGMGRSSAAQHAQSLEAWFVHTPGLLVAMPSTPYDAKGLLKTAIRLDDPVIFIEHKLLYNTKGPVPEEEYTIPFGVADVKREGRDCTVVATSRTVLMALEAAEALEREGISVEVVDPRTLFPLDVETIVGSVKKTSRLVVVHEAVERCGFGAEVVAQVAEKAYGYVDAPIVRVCAPSVPAPFARQMEDYVMVDAKKIADRVRQLVRGEI
- a CDS encoding thiamine pyrophosphate-dependent dehydrogenase E1 component subunit alpha — encoded protein: MSAKKTEATTEAPPEDLTREQLLGMYRRMRLIRAFEDKAKERFEAGEIAGFLHLSQGQEAVPVGVCWALGPRDYITSTHRGHGDVIAKGCEVKRMFAELYGRATGYCKGKGGSMHIADFSQGIIGATGIVSGSLPTSVGIGMGIKQRGGDEVVVCFFGDGATAEGGFHEALNLASLWQVPVVFVCQNNLYGLSQPWEKTAYKCDLVARVGTYHIPGECVDGMDVIAVHRAARKAVERARRGGGPGFIEAKTYRFLGHYVGDPALYMPAEEREAWRKRDAIVKLRGQLLAWGYLTEAEDEAMGAEVAAEIEAGVEYAKASPLAAPETALDELYVHFDYLGNPR
- a CDS encoding 2-oxo acid dehydrogenase subunit E2, whose product is MLLEVVMAMEITMPQLGLTMERGKVVKWLVGVGDTIARGQAIFEVETDKAIVTVEAQQSGKVARILVAEGEEAPVGAPVAVLEGEGAAVAAAPPEPRREAEPAAEAVRGEASWKARVEARKAGLDIASIAGSGPGGRVVAADVARAVAAKAAPAAEAVKATPAAERLAAVLGLEMAGIAGTGPGGRVMEEDVLRAAAAVIRGRGAVEAAPAAPSGVVERIPLTGVRGVVSRRMAESARETARVTLFREVDASKMIALRDRLKDEGIEITYNDILVRVCAEALRRHPEANARLGDGVIERLGDVNIGLAVDTERGLLVPVIHGADRMSLAELARERARLVEAARSGRIGPDDLTGGTFTITNLGMYGVEGFTPVINLPECCILGVGRMVKKAVVVGDEMAVRPMMVLSLAFDHRVIDGAPAARFLETIARLMEEPVLILT